GACGATCCAAACATGCATATTGTAGAATTTTTAATGGGATGCAAAAATATTTTGGTGAGGGGATTCTCAGCTGAATCTATTAAGCTACGTTTGTTTCCATACACTCTAAAAGATCAAGCAAGAAGATGTCTCCTCATACTCCTATCTGGTAGCTTTAGTACTTGGGCCCAACttagtgaaatttttttaaacaagtatTATCTTGCTTCAAAGACTCTTGACATGAGAACTCAGATTTTATCTTTTGCCCAAAAGCCAAATGAGGAGTTTCATGATGCGTGGGAATGGTTCAAAGAGTTGATTAGAAAATGTCCACATTTGGGTATTAACACTACTGatcaaatgcatatattttttAGAGGGTTGAATATGACTACAAAAACTCTAGTCAACGCTTCATGCGGAGGTTCGTACAAAGATAAAAATGCACAAGAggcttgtttgttatttgaaaaaatggcagCAGATACACAACAATGGGCGGTTGAGCAGCCACAATCTAGGTCAGTTTTTGAGATGTCTAATGGTTCACCATATGTTAcagcacaaattgaaaaaatggagaaacgGTTTGATGCAAAATTTGACTTGTTATTACAGAGACTACCAGATTCACAGGTTGTTGTACAGCAGCCTGCAGCATTTGCAACATGATAACTCATGATTTTATGAGCTGCCCATATAAGGATGTTTGTCCAGATTTTATAGCAGAGCAGGttaatgcatttaacaattttcAGCGTCCCCGATATGACCCGTATTCAAATTTCTACAacccaggttggagagatcatcctaatCTAAAGTGGGACAAAGATCAGCACTCTAGGCCTCAATTTCAACAGCAGGTACAACAACCTGCTGCAcctaaggctgcttgggaggttgcaattgaaaaattggcAAATACTACCACGCAAGAAATCCAAAACCTACAGGCAGCAATGAAAAACATGGaaaaacaaatggggcagattgctttgCAGGTTTCAGAAAAGGCACCGGGTACATTTACCagccaaaccgaaccaaatccAATGGGAGGTGCAGATTGCAAGGCAGTTAGATTTTTGCGTTCTGGAAAAAGTTTTGATAATAGAAGTGAAAATTGTGTTCGACATTCGCAGGTGGCTTCACAGCCAAAAACAGATTCGGGAATTGTTGAAAAATATGCCAATTTGAAAGATTCTGAACAACCTTTGAACAGTTCTGAAAATGGTGCTGATATTGTTGCGGATTGTGTATATGAGCCACCTATGCCTTATCCTGAACGATTGAAGCCTAAAGTTAAAGATCAACAATTGACAGATTTTATGAAGATTTTGTCTAAGGTTCAGATTAATCTACCGTTAATTGATGCCATCAAGAACATTCCGTCttacgccaagtttttgaaggatgtttgcaaaaagaaaaagaagctctttgattttgagaaagtgaTTCTTACAGAACAGTGCAGTGCTGTTCTACTACACAAGTTTCCCCCAAAGAAACAAGATCCATGGCGTTTTACAATTTCTTGCACAATTGGAAATTCTAATTTTAAATgtgctttaattgatttggGCGCTAGTTTTAATTTAAtgcctttttctattttttagagactaggacaaggagaaatcaaGCCTACATCAGTTATTCTACAACTAGCAGACCGTTCAGTTGCTTATCCTAGGGGAATTATTAAAGACCTAATTATTAAAGTGGATAATCTTTATCTTCCTGCTGATTTTTTGATTttggatatggatgaagatATGCAAACACCAATTATTTTGGTACGGCCTTTCATGGCAACTGCTCGAACGTTAATTGATGTAGAGGCTGGAACACTTACACTTCGAGTGCAAGATCAATCTGTTGTGTTCAGTTTATTTGAAGCAACTAAAAGGCCAGGTGATGTGCAAGATTGTATGCGTGTTGATGTGCTTGACAGCATATTACATGCTGAAATTCTGCCACGTTTGACATATGATCCATTGTTAAATGTGTTGAATGGGTTTGAGAATATAAATACAGAAGATGAAAAGGCTTTTGAGTATGTTTCAGCTTTGGAAAGTGTTCCTTTTCAACCCCCCCGTTGGAGGCACGTTTTTTAGAGTTTGGGGGAACCCAAAAAACTGTTGCAGCCTTCTAAGGTACAACCACCTAAATTGGAGTTAAAAGTGTTTCCAGAACACTTGAAATATGCTTATTTGGGAGCAGATTCTTCGCTGCCAGTTATTATTGTTGCTGATTTATCATCAGCAGAAGAAGATAAACTGTTGCGCATTTTAAGGAGTTATCAATATGCAATTGGCTGGACTATAGCTGACATTAAAGGGATCAGCCCTACAATTTGTATGCATAAAATTTTGATGGAGGATGGAGTAAAGCCTGCCATTGACGCTCAACGTCGTTTGAATCCAATTATGAAAGAAGTTGTTCGTAATGAAGTTATGAAGCTTTTAAATGCTGGGATGATCTATCATATTTCAGATAGTAAGTGGATTAGTCCAACTCAAGTGGTGCCAAAGCGTTCTGGTATTAcagttgtgaagaatgataatAATGAACTTGTGCCTACTCGTTTGACTACAGGGTGGCGTATGTGTGTTGATTATAGAAAGATCAATGCGGGTACTAGAAAAGATCAATTTCCATTgccattcatcgatcaaatgttGGGAAGGTTGGCCGGTcatgctttttattgtttcttggaTGGCTATTCAGGGTATAACCAGATTCCAGTTGCCCCTGAGGATCAAGAGAAGACAACCTTTACTTGTCCTTTTGGGACTTTCGCATATCGAAGAATGCCttttggtttgtgcaatgcgCCTGCCACGTTTCAGcgttgcatgatgagcatatttaccAGGTTAGTTGAACATGTcgttgaggtatttatggatgacttttctgTTTTTAGGGATTCTTTTGACCAATGTTTGCAGAATTTATCTATAGTTCTTGAAAGATGCATTAAGACCAACctggttttaaattgggaaaagtgtcatttcatggttaagtAAGGAATTGTCCTAGGCCACTTGATTTCTAACAGGGGTATTGAGGTTGACAAGGCTAAAATTAATGCAATTGAAAAGTTGCCACCCCCGACGACTGTTAAGAGTGTTcgatcttttcttggccatgctgGGTTTTATAGAcggttcatcaaggatttctccaagattaGCCGACCATTGTGTAATTTATTGGCTAAGGAtgctccttttcttttttatgaggCTTGTTTGGAGGCCTTCAAGAAGTTAAAGACACTCCTCACCACAACACCCATTATTGCAGCCCCTAATTGGAGCTTACcttttgaattgatgtgtgacGCGTCAGATTATGCAGTGGGAGCAGTTCTTGGACAACGGAAAGATAAGCTTCCCcaagttatttattatgctagtcGAACCCTCAATGATGCACAACTCAACAATGCAACCACAGAGAAAGAATTGTTGGCAGTTGTTTTTGCATTGGAAAAATTTCATTCGTATTTAGTTGGGGCTAAAGTGATTGTCTATACAGATCATGCAGCTTTAAAATATTTGTTGTCTAAAAAAGATGCTAAGCCTCGATTGATTCGTTTGATTCTTTTATTGCAAGAGTTTGACTtagaaatcagagataaaaagggtagtgaaaatgtggtggctgaccatttATCTAGATTAATTATTCCCACAGCTTCCGAAGAGGATTCCCTACCATTAAGTGAGTTTTCCAGATGAACAACTATTTGCAGTCCAAATTAGAACACCTTGGTTTGCTGATATTGTTAATTACTTGGTTAAAGGTGTAGTGCATCCAGATTTAATGTTTTAGCAGAAAAAGAAGTTTTTATCTGATGTCAAGCATTATTTCTGGGATGAGCCATACCTATTTAAGTATTGCCCAGACCAGATTATTCGCAGGTGTATTCCTAAACCCGAAcaggaaagtgttttaaagtttgctCATCATTTTGCTTGTGGGGGACATTTTGGGCAGAAAAGAACAGCAGAGAAAATTTTGCAAAATGGGTTATTTGGGCCTACACTTTTTAAAGATGCACAAAATTGGTGCAAGGCTTGTGATACGTGTCAAAGAGTAGGCAACCAGTCCAAAAGGAACGAGATGCCCCAACTAGGTATTTTAATTGTTGAactatttgatgtttggggtattgatttcatgggaccatttCCATCTTCTCATGGGAACCACTATATTTTAGTTGCTGTGGAATATGTTTCTAAGTGGGTCGAGGCCATTGCAGCACCAACTAATCAGGGATCAGTGGTCCTGAAGTTCCTCCAAGGGGTTATATTTCCGCGTTTTGGAATTCCACGCGTTATTCTTAGTGATGGGGAGAAGCATTTTATTAATAAACCATTTGCTAATTTGTTGGCAAAATATGGGATTAATCATCGTGTggctacaccttatcatccacagACATTTGGTCAAGTTGAAGTTTCAAACAGagaattaaaacacattttggAGAAAACAGTTGGTTCAACACGTAAAGATTGCagtttaaaattaaatgataCATTGTGGGCCTACAGGACAGCTTATAAAACTCCTATTGGGATGTGACCATTTCGACTCGTTTATGGAAAAACATGTCATCTACCTATGGAGCTTGAGCATAAGGCTTACTGGGCAATTAAAGAGTTAAATTTTTCATATGACTCAGCTGgggaacaacgtaaattgcaGCTCAATGAGCTGGAGGAAATTCGTCAGGGTGCTTATGAAAGTTCTCGCATCTACAAGGAAAGAACTAAGGCGTTTCATGATAGTCAAATTTTACGGAAAGAATTTCGGCCAGGGCAAAAGGTGTTGCTATTCAATTCACGGCTAAAGTTGTTTCCAGGGAAATTGAAATCTCGCTAGACTGGGCCATATTTGGTTACTAAAGTCTTTTCTCATGGGGCAGTTGAAATAACTAATGAAGCTCAAGGCAACccattcaaggtgaatggtcaCAGGCTGAAACCATATGTGGAGTCACCCTTTGATACTGCATACGAGTCTTTGACTCTGAAGGAACCAGTGATCTAGCCACCGGACTTCCGCGACGTCTAGCTACAGACTTAAAATaaagcgcttattgggaggcaacccaaattttctaaactctttcctaattttaaatttcgtttgattttctcttcaattaaatatatatattaaatatatatataataaaaattaataaaacataaaaataaaaaaataaaaaaaataaaaaacgaaaaattcaaaaatggaAAATTGCAAGTTAATTTTATTTACCcagtttatttcattttatttttcttaatgcATATTGGTTAATTGCAGGTTACGAACGTGGAAAATAAAGCGCTTACTATGTTGGAATCCTGCACCCAGCAGCAAGTCTACCTTAACATTAACCACATCTACACTTATGCTGGAAATTTAAAGCAGTCAACATAACGTCATTCCCAGATGCAAGTTTGGGGGTGATTGTTGCAGATCCAGCACAGGAACATAATTTTGAGCAGTTAATTTTCTGCAGCTCAGTTTTGCAATGCATGGAGAAGCACAGTTAAATCACAGATCCATACATCAGAGAACTGAGTACAATTATTATTACCAGAACTACAACAACTACACTTGCAGGGATTCGGATTTTACCTCCTAGATGCACTGATTTGGGTCATGCGGCCTGTGCTGTCTTTGTCCGATGGGCTTGTGTGTTTACTTCTTTTCCCTCGGCTCTATCATGGATCTGTATACCCCTACACAAAGAGCACCAATATGATACATGCAGGACATAGAACGAGCATCTATACAGAACTAACCAATTCATGAGTCAGATCTAGGGCGTACTTCATTCTTTTCTGAAAGCCCATGTGTTTTAGTTCGCAGTTGTTACCAGTTTAGAGATCCAAGTTATTCAAGTGATTGTATGTTTTCAGTTCGTATGGTGTCATTTTGGGAGTACATACACGGTAAACATGGCATCATAAATAAAATGTAGTTGAATATGTAAATGTTGAGTCGAGCAGAAGAACGAGATCTTTACCTTCTTTATTTACAGAGGCCGAGACATTTGTCGTTTCTGCTTCCTTCAGGGACCATTGGACCGG
This window of the Malus domestica chromosome 03, GDT2T_hap1 genome carries:
- the LOC103433481 gene encoding uncharacterized protein; its protein translation is MITHDFMSCPYKDVCPDFIAEQVNAFNNFQRPRYDPYSNFYNPGWRDHPNLKWDKDQHSRPQFQQQVQQPAAPKAAWEVAIEKLANTTTQEIQNLQAAMKNMEKQMGQIALQVSEKAPGTFTSQTEPNPMGGADCKAVRFLRSGKSFDNRSENCVRHSQVASQPKTDSGIVEKYANLKDSEQPLNSSENGADIVADCVYEPPMPYPERLKPKVKDQQLTDFMKILSKVQINLPLIDAIKNIPSYAKFLKDVCKKKKKLFDFEKRLGQGEIKPTSVILQLADRSVAYPRGIIKDLIIKVDNLYLPADFLILDMDEDMQTPIILVRPFMATARTLIDVEAGTLTLRVQDQSVVFSLFEATKRPGDVQDCMRVDVLDSILHAEILPRLTYDPLLNVLNGFENINTEDEKAFEYVSALENSSLPVIIVADLSSAEEDKLLRILRSYQYAIGWTIADIKGISPTICMHKILMEDGVKPAIDAQRRLNPIMKEVVRNEVMKLLNAGMIYHISDSKWISPTQVVPKRSGITVVKNDNNELVPTRLTTGWRMCVDYRKINAGYNQIPVAPEDQEKTTFTCPFGTFAYRRMPFGLCNAPATFQRCMMSIFTRGIEVDKAKINAIEKLPPPTTVKSVRSFLGHAGFYRRFIKDFSKISRPLCNLLAKDAPFLFYEACLEAFKKLKTLLTTTPIIAAPNWSLPFELMCDASDYAVGAVLGQRKDKLPQVIYYASRTLNDAQLNNATTEKELLAVVFALEKFHSYLVGAKVIVYTDHAALKYLLSKKDAKPRLIRLILLLQEFDLEIRDKKGSENVVADHLSRLIIPTASEEDSLPLSEFSR
- the LOC139194697 gene encoding uncharacterized protein, yielding MPQLGILIVELFDVWGIDFMGPFPSSHGNHYILVAVEYVSKWVEAIAAPTNQGSVVLKFLQGVIFPRFGIPRVILSDGEKHFINKPFANLLAKYGINHRVATPYHPQTFGQVEVSNRELKHILEKTVGSTRKDCSLKLNDTLWAYRTAYKTPIGM